A genomic window from Streptomyces sp. WMMC940 includes:
- a CDS encoding HAAS signaling domain-containing protein, with translation MNTKNAETSGSAAVRRYLEAVEREASALPADRRQELVADIAEHIEIARAERPGELQDILREVGDPRVIAAAALQESGTGTGETPGRRSPAWVPLLLMLLKFALWWNFWLLMLSTVLEVAGVVVLCRSRHWTARQKWLGATSIVVVPQLTLVVTNLVFGHATPPLYWGVAMVMLMAVMPLGAAGWLWLTRKR, from the coding sequence ATGAACACCAAGAACGCCGAGACATCCGGGAGCGCGGCGGTCCGGCGCTACCTCGAGGCGGTCGAGCGCGAGGCTTCGGCACTCCCGGCGGACCGCCGACAGGAGCTCGTCGCCGACATCGCCGAGCACATCGAGATCGCGCGCGCCGAACGGCCCGGTGAACTCCAGGACATTCTGCGCGAGGTGGGCGACCCGCGGGTGATCGCCGCCGCCGCGCTCCAGGAGTCCGGGACGGGCACCGGGGAGACGCCCGGGCGCCGTTCGCCCGCATGGGTGCCGCTACTGCTGATGCTGCTCAAGTTCGCTCTCTGGTGGAACTTCTGGCTCCTGATGCTCTCAACGGTGCTCGAGGTCGCCGGAGTCGTGGTGCTGTGCAGGTCCCGGCACTGGACGGCGCGCCAGAAGTGGCTCGGTGCGACGTCGATCGTTGTGGTGCCACAACTGACACTGGTGGTCACGAACCTTGTCTTCGGCCATGCGACGCCTCCGTTGTACTGGGGGGTGGCGATGGTCATGTTGATGGCCGTCATGCCGCTCGGTGCCGCGGGGTGGCTCTGGCTGACCCGGAAGCGCTGA
- a CDS encoding PadR family transcriptional regulator, which produces MVLGEPSHRAASKAESQLRKGVLEYCVLALMRDGPRYGVELLRELEETGALATSQGTVYPLLSRLRRDELVVTSWQESTSGPPRRYYQLTEAGHAALEEFAGIWPRFRDAVDHLLPPKTGRTQASGGTER; this is translated from the coding sequence ATGGTACTAGGTGAGCCGAGTCACCGCGCCGCGAGCAAGGCCGAGAGTCAGCTTCGCAAGGGCGTGCTCGAATACTGCGTGCTCGCGTTGATGCGCGACGGACCGCGCTACGGGGTGGAGCTGCTGCGGGAACTGGAGGAGACCGGGGCGCTCGCGACCAGTCAGGGCACGGTGTACCCGCTGTTGTCGCGACTGCGACGGGACGAACTCGTCGTCACCAGCTGGCAGGAGTCGACATCCGGTCCGCCGCGGCGCTACTACCAGCTCACCGAGGCCGGACACGCCGCCCTCGAGGAGTTCGCCGGGATCTGGCCGAGGTTCCGGGACGCCGTCGATCATCTTCTCCCGCCGAAGACGGGGCGCACACAAGCATCTGGAGGGACGGAACGATGA
- a CDS encoding ATP-binding protein gives MNVEITRTEPSAPARQFTVLLSPTRRGARLARLLTAAQLACWGIPSESAGRIVAELAANAALHGRVPGRDFRLRLAVEDEGRRLRIEVTDTRWDRLPPVPGTLTPPADGAESGRGLLIVEALAARWGVTAGPVPRKTVWAELDLVP, from the coding sequence GTGAACGTGGAAATCACCCGAACCGAACCTTCCGCTCCTGCCCGGCAGTTCACCGTCCTGCTCTCCCCCACCCGCCGGGGAGCACGGCTCGCCCGGCTGCTCACCGCGGCCCAACTGGCGTGCTGGGGCATCCCGTCGGAGTCGGCGGGGCGAATCGTCGCCGAACTGGCCGCCAATGCCGCGCTCCACGGGCGCGTACCGGGCAGGGACTTCCGGCTCCGTCTCGCCGTCGAGGACGAGGGCAGGCGCCTGCGGATCGAGGTCACCGACACCCGGTGGGACCGGCTTCCGCCCGTCCCCGGCACCCTCACTCCTCCGGCCGACGGCGCGGAGTCGGGGCGCGGCCTGCTGATCGTCGAAGCGCTCGCCGCACGATGGGGCGTGACCGCGGGCCCCGTACCGCGCAAGACCGTGTGGGCAGAGCTCGACCTCGTGCCGTGA
- a CDS encoding helix-turn-helix domain-containing protein, producing MADGLGGAGAAGGVDEPDRDMGPEDDSGAVIAVVGRQVRLWREAAGMRAAELGAAIGYGENQVYKVETGKRIPKPEFLDRADKALGAGGKLAAMKQDVAEARYPKKVRDLAKLEADAVEMGAYASAVVHGLLQTEEYARALYRGRRPAFSEDRVERLVAARMARQSVFDRQPAPLLTFVQEETTLRRPVGGRMVLRRQLEHLLEVGALRHVEIQVMPTETEEHSGLDGSHQVLKLSDGTAVAHNEVQLTSRLISEPREVQILEMRYGLIRSQALTPRLSRSFIEKLLGEI from the coding sequence ATGGCGGATGGGCTCGGCGGGGCCGGTGCGGCTGGCGGGGTGGACGAGCCGGACCGGGACATGGGGCCGGAGGACGACTCGGGAGCGGTGATCGCGGTGGTCGGCCGGCAGGTGCGGCTCTGGCGCGAGGCGGCGGGGATGCGCGCGGCGGAACTGGGCGCGGCGATCGGGTACGGCGAGAACCAGGTCTACAAGGTCGAGACGGGCAAGCGCATCCCGAAGCCGGAGTTCCTGGACAGGGCGGACAAGGCCCTGGGCGCGGGCGGGAAGTTGGCCGCGATGAAGCAGGACGTGGCGGAGGCGAGGTATCCGAAGAAGGTCCGGGACCTGGCGAAGCTGGAGGCGGACGCGGTCGAGATGGGCGCGTACGCCAGTGCCGTGGTGCACGGCCTGCTGCAGACCGAGGAGTACGCCCGTGCGCTGTACCGGGGTCGGCGGCCCGCCTTCTCCGAGGATCGGGTCGAGCGCCTGGTGGCCGCGCGGATGGCCCGCCAGTCGGTGTTCGACCGGCAGCCCGCGCCCCTTCTCACGTTCGTCCAGGAAGAGACGACGCTCAGGCGGCCGGTCGGGGGCAGAATGGTCCTGCGTCGTCAGCTCGAACACCTGCTGGAAGTCGGCGCGTTGAGGCATGTCGAGATCCAGGTGATGCCGACGGAGACCGAGGAGCACTCGGGCCTGGACGGCTCGCATCAGGTACTCAAGCTGAGCGACGGCACAGCTGTTGCGCACAACGAAGTCCAGCTCACCAGCCGGCTGATCAGCGAGCCCAGGGAGGTCCAGATCCTTGAGATGCGGTACGGCTTGATCAGGTCGCAGGCGCTCACGCCTCGGCTGTCGCGGTCCTTCATCGAGAAACTGCTGGGAGAGATATGA
- a CDS encoding DUF397 domain-containing protein, producing MSVMPSAGVGSGLVWVKSSYSTADGPECVEVAVAVGAVHVRDSKDVPGPQLGFTTEAWGKFLAYAAGG from the coding sequence ATGAGTGTCATGCCCTCGGCCGGGGTTGGTTCCGGGCTGGTGTGGGTCAAGAGCAGCTACAGCACGGCCGACGGCCCCGAGTGCGTCGAGGTCGCGGTGGCAGTCGGCGCGGTCCACGTCCGCGACTCCAAGGACGTGCCCGGCCCGCAGCTCGGCTTCACCACCGAGGCGTGGGGGAAATTCTTGGCCTACGCCGCCGGAGGCTGA
- a CDS encoding LCP family protein, producing the protein MNDWPDGYGHGGRSAEPEGPRVMRHVRRRPIPQQPQGYDDRFDAPYDSGYNTGQVYGSPSGRGHGGQGGHDGYGEPPTYGRPAPDWRRRLKVGSITVLVLALGVSIGTYFWADSKMRREVDLAKVIERPEEGDCTTYLIVGSDSREGLTSEDKKRLHTGSADGKRTDSMMILAACGSGNTMISLPRDSDVEIPSFVGSESGKTFPGQGRRVKLNAAYAEDGPELLVRTVEHNTGLRIDHYAEIGFAGFANIVDSLGGVEMDIPKAFKDEKSGADFQAGKQTLNGEQALAFVRTRYAFAGSDLDRTKNQQKFLATLANQAATPGTILNPFKLYPTLGSGLDTLIVDKDMSLFDLGQMFFAMKGISGGDGTSMNMPISGSRGGNLVWDKEKVRQLVNQIKNDEKVTVTAD; encoded by the coding sequence ATGAATGACTGGCCCGATGGATACGGACACGGCGGCCGCAGCGCGGAACCCGAGGGTCCGCGTGTGATGCGCCATGTGCGGCGACGCCCGATCCCGCAGCAGCCGCAGGGTTACGACGACAGGTTCGACGCCCCGTACGACAGCGGGTACAACACGGGCCAGGTCTACGGTTCGCCGTCCGGCCGGGGACACGGCGGGCAGGGCGGACACGACGGCTACGGCGAGCCGCCCACCTACGGCCGCCCGGCCCCCGACTGGCGCCGGCGCCTCAAGGTCGGCTCGATCACCGTGCTCGTGCTGGCCCTCGGGGTCTCCATAGGCACCTACTTCTGGGCCGACTCCAAGATGCGCCGCGAGGTCGACCTCGCGAAGGTCATAGAGCGGCCCGAGGAGGGCGACTGCACGACGTACCTGATCGTCGGCTCCGACAGCCGTGAGGGCCTGACGTCGGAGGACAAGAAGCGCCTGCACACCGGCTCCGCCGACGGCAAGCGCACCGACTCGATGATGATCCTCGCCGCCTGCGGCAGCGGGAACACCATGATCTCGCTCCCCCGCGACTCGGACGTGGAGATCCCGTCCTTCGTGGGTTCGGAGTCCGGCAAGACCTTCCCGGGCCAGGGCCGCCGGGTGAAGCTGAACGCCGCGTACGCGGAGGACGGCCCCGAACTGCTCGTCCGCACCGTCGAGCACAACACCGGCCTGCGGATCGACCACTACGCGGAGATCGGCTTCGCCGGCTTCGCGAACATCGTGGACTCCCTCGGCGGTGTCGAGATGGACATCCCCAAGGCCTTCAAGGACGAGAAGTCCGGCGCCGACTTCCAGGCTGGCAAGCAGACCCTGAACGGCGAGCAGGCCCTCGCCTTCGTCCGGACCCGGTACGCCTTCGCGGGCAGCGACCTGGACCGCACCAAGAACCAGCAGAAGTTCCTCGCCACGCTGGCCAACCAGGCCGCGACCCCCGGCACGATCCTCAACCCGTTCAAGCTCTACCCGACCCTGGGCTCGGGCCTGGACACCCTGATCGTCGACAAGGACATGTCCCTTTTCGACCTCGGTCAGATGTTCTTCGCGATGAAGGGCATCAGCGGCGGCGACGGCACGTCGATGAACATGCCGATCTCCGGCAGCCGCGGCGGGAACCTGGTCTGGGACAAGGAGAAGGTGCGCCAGCTGGTGAACCAGATCAAGAACGACGAGAAGGTCACCGTCACCGCGGACTGA
- a CDS encoding acyl-CoA thioesterase produces MTDQAQRSESDIPGKPTSASRTTLSHIMTHGDTNLLGTVHGGVIMKLVDDAAGAVAGRHSGGPAVTASMDEMVFLEPVRVGDLVHVKAQVNWTGRSSMEVGVRVLAERWNESTPATQVGSAYLVFAAVDADGKPRPVPPVVPETERDKRRYQEAQIRRTHRLARRRAIKELRERRAAEGYED; encoded by the coding sequence ATGACAGACCAGGCCCAGCGCTCGGAGAGCGATATTCCGGGTAAGCCGACATCGGCTTCGCGTACGACCCTCAGCCACATCATGACGCACGGTGACACCAATCTCCTCGGGACGGTGCACGGCGGAGTGATCATGAAATTGGTGGACGACGCGGCAGGCGCCGTCGCCGGCCGGCACTCCGGCGGACCGGCGGTCACGGCCTCCATGGACGAGATGGTCTTCCTCGAGCCGGTCAGGGTCGGCGACCTGGTGCATGTGAAGGCCCAGGTCAACTGGACGGGCCGGTCCTCCATGGAGGTCGGCGTCCGGGTGCTCGCCGAGCGCTGGAACGAGTCCACCCCCGCGACCCAGGTCGGCTCCGCCTACCTGGTCTTCGCCGCCGTCGACGCGGACGGCAAGCCCCGGCCCGTCCCGCCGGTGGTCCCCGAGACGGAGCGCGACAAGCGGCGCTACCAGGAGGCGCAGATCCGGCGGACCCACCGGCTCGCCCGCCGTCGCGCGATCAAGGAACTCCGCGAGCGCCGCGCGGCCGAGGGGTACGAGGACTGA
- a CDS encoding LCP family protein: protein MPTPPRSPRPRPAAARPRPVPGPTAGRPRPAAQRRAGAAQRQGAAGKNRRGPAPRTRGRGQPERPRWGMRLVTTLSVLVLGVGGIGHALVTGLDSGIGRVDPFRDMKNRPEDGNGMNILLVGTDGRDTITKEERRKYRLGGAPCRCTDTIMLVHISEDRERASIVSLPRDSYAEIPAHTDLTTGKKHGLHAVKLNAAYAEGGPALTVRTVEDLTKVRVDHYLEVDFRSFMKTVDAIGGVEVCTARPLKDTHSGLDLKAGTHRLGGAEALQYVRARHVDGAADLGRMERQQRFVAALVQQATGSGVLLNPVKFRQVSTAALNSVRADRGFGTDQLLTLGKAMRSFTPASTEFVSVPVKDPSFPVKGVGSTVKWDPVKAERLFRALREDKPLAPERPRGAASARAAKVVDVPPKQIRVQVYNGTQLDGLGSRVDSALKATGFDTTRAPLNADDRNVKRTFITYDPRWDRSARSLAVALPGAELRPVKGQGPTLEVTAGSGFTSVTPVRADTPRARGAFGAITGDEVLCR, encoded by the coding sequence GTGCCCACACCGCCCCGCTCGCCCCGTCCGCGACCGGCGGCGGCCCGTCCGAGGCCGGTTCCCGGGCCGACGGCGGGCCGCCCGAGACCGGCGGCACAGCGGCGGGCCGGGGCGGCACAGCGGCAGGGGGCGGCGGGGAAGAACCGCCGGGGACCGGCCCCGCGCACCCGCGGGCGGGGGCAGCCGGAGCGTCCTCGCTGGGGAATGCGGCTGGTGACGACCCTCTCGGTGCTGGTGCTCGGCGTGGGTGGCATCGGTCACGCGCTGGTGACCGGGCTGGACAGCGGCATCGGACGGGTCGACCCGTTCAGGGACATGAAGAACCGGCCGGAGGACGGCAACGGTATGAACATCCTGCTCGTCGGCACCGACGGCCGGGACACGATCACCAAGGAGGAGCGCCGCAAGTACCGGCTCGGGGGCGCGCCCTGCCGCTGCACCGACACGATCATGCTGGTGCACATCTCCGAGGACCGGGAGCGGGCCAGCATCGTGAGCCTCCCCCGTGACTCGTACGCGGAGATCCCCGCCCACACGGACCTGACCACCGGCAAGAAGCACGGCCTGCACGCGGTGAAGCTGAACGCGGCGTACGCGGAGGGCGGGCCCGCGCTGACCGTGCGGACCGTCGAGGACCTGACGAAGGTGAGGGTCGACCACTACCTCGAGGTCGACTTCCGCAGCTTCATGAAGACGGTCGACGCGATCGGCGGGGTGGAGGTCTGCACGGCCCGGCCGCTGAAGGACACCCACTCCGGCCTCGACCTCAAGGCGGGCACCCACCGCCTCGGCGGTGCCGAGGCCCTGCAGTACGTGCGGGCCCGCCATGTCGACGGGGCGGCCGACCTGGGGCGGATGGAGCGCCAGCAGCGGTTCGTGGCGGCGCTGGTGCAGCAGGCCACCGGAAGCGGGGTGCTGCTGAACCCGGTGAAGTTCCGCCAGGTCAGCACGGCGGCGCTCAACTCGGTACGGGCAGACCGGGGCTTCGGCACCGACCAGCTGCTGACGCTCGGCAAGGCGATGCGGAGCTTCACGCCGGCGTCGACGGAGTTCGTGTCGGTCCCCGTCAAGGACCCGAGCTTCCCGGTGAAGGGGGTCGGCTCGACGGTGAAGTGGGACCCGGTGAAGGCGGAACGGCTCTTCCGGGCCCTGCGCGAGGACAAGCCGCTCGCCCCGGAGCGGCCGCGGGGGGCCGCGTCCGCCCGCGCCGCCAAGGTCGTCGACGTCCCGCCGAAGCAGATCCGGGTGCAGGTCTACAACGGGACGCAGCTGGACGGGCTCGGCTCCCGCGTGGACAGCGCCCTGAAGGCGACCGGGTTCGACACGACGCGGGCCCCGCTGAACGCCGACGACCGCAACGTGAAGCGCACCTTCATCACCTACGACCCGCGCTGGGACCGCTCGGCGAGGTCCCTGGCGGTGGCGCTGCCCGGCGCCGAGCTGCGCCCCGTGAAGGGCCAGGGCCCGACGCTCGAGGTGACTGCGGGCTCCGGCTTCACCTCGGTGACCCCCGTCCGGGCGGACACCCCGCGCGCCAGGGGCGCCTTCGGCGCCATCACCGGCGACGAGGTCCTCTGCCGCTGA
- a CDS encoding glycosyltransferase family 2 protein gives MPAAPPAVSVIMPVLNEERHLRDAVRHILQQDYAGEMEVVIALGPSTDRTDEIAAELVRETASNPWGRVHTVPNPTGRTPAALNAAIRASRHPIVVRVDGHGMLSPNYIATAVRLLEETGAQNVGGIMHAEGENDWEHAVAAAMTSKIGVGNAAFHTGGGAGPAETVYLGVFRREALEQQGGYNEEFIRAQDWELNFRIREAGGLIWFSPELRVQYRPRPSVKALAKQYKDYGRWRHVVARYHSGSINLRYLAPPTAVCAIAAGLVVGATLTPLGFVIPGGYLAVIAAGSVPAGKGLPLKARLQIPVALATMHMSWGFGFLTSPRSLARKVIESRRPAVTAPTQA, from the coding sequence ATGCCAGCCGCCCCGCCCGCCGTCTCCGTGATCATGCCGGTCCTCAACGAGGAACGTCATCTGCGCGACGCCGTCCGTCACATCCTGCAGCAGGACTACGCGGGCGAGATGGAGGTGGTGATCGCGCTCGGCCCGTCGACGGACCGCACCGACGAGATCGCCGCCGAGCTGGTGCGCGAGACGGCGTCGAACCCCTGGGGCCGGGTGCACACGGTCCCCAACCCCACCGGCCGTACGCCCGCCGCGCTCAACGCCGCGATCAGGGCGTCCCGCCACCCGATCGTCGTGCGTGTCGACGGGCACGGGATGCTGTCGCCGAACTACATCGCGACCGCCGTCCGGCTCCTGGAGGAGACCGGCGCGCAGAACGTCGGCGGCATCATGCACGCCGAGGGCGAGAACGACTGGGAGCACGCCGTCGCCGCGGCGATGACCTCGAAGATCGGCGTCGGCAACGCCGCCTTCCACACCGGCGGCGGGGCGGGCCCGGCGGAGACCGTGTACCTGGGCGTCTTCCGCCGTGAGGCGCTGGAGCAGCAAGGCGGTTACAACGAGGAGTTCATCCGCGCCCAGGACTGGGAGCTGAACTTCCGCATCCGCGAGGCCGGCGGACTGATCTGGTTCTCGCCCGAGCTCAGGGTGCAGTACCGGCCGCGCCCCTCCGTGAAGGCGCTCGCCAAGCAGTACAAGGACTACGGCCGCTGGCGCCATGTCGTCGCCCGCTACCACTCCGGCTCGATCAACCTCCGCTATCTCGCCCCGCCGACCGCCGTCTGCGCGATCGCCGCCGGCCTGGTGGTGGGGGCGACGCTGACACCGCTCGGCTTCGTGATCCCCGGCGGCTACCTCGCGGTGATCGCCGCGGGCTCGGTCCCGGCGGGCAAGGGCCTCCCGTTGAAGGCCCGTCTCCAGATCCCGGTGGCGCTCGCGACGATGCACATGTCGTGGGGCTTCGGCTTCCTGACGAGCCCGCGTTCGCTGGCGAGGAAGGTCATCGAGAGCCGCAGGCCGGCGGTGACGGCACCGACACAGGCCTGA